One window of the Asticcacaulis sp. SL142 genome contains the following:
- the rpsG gene encoding 30S ribosomal protein S7: MSRRHRAEKRDVLPDPVYGDLVVTKFMNYVMYEGKKAVAENIVYGAFDILVAKKKDATAIETFHAALDNVAPSIEVRSRRVGGATYQVPVEVRSERRRALAIRWLVNAARKRGENTMTEKLAGELLDASNNRGTAVKKREDTHKMAEANRAFSHYRW; encoded by the coding sequence ATGTCACGTCGTCACCGCGCAGAGAAGCGCGACGTTCTTCCCGATCCCGTATACGGCGATCTGGTTGTCACCAAGTTCATGAACTACGTCATGTATGAAGGCAAAAAGGCTGTGGCTGAAAACATCGTTTACGGTGCTTTCGACATCCTGGTTGCCAAGAAAAAAGACGCAACCGCCATCGAAACCTTCCATGCCGCCCTCGACAACGTAGCGCCTTCGATCGAAGTCCGCTCACGCCGCGTCGGTGGGGCGACCTATCAGGTTCCGGTCGAAGTCCGCTCGGAGCGCCGTCGCGCTCTGGCCATCCGCTGGCTGGTCAACGCTGCGCGCAAGCGTGGTGAAAACACCATGACGGAAAAGCTGGCCGGCGAACTGCTGGATGCTTCCAACAACCGTGGTACAGCGGTTAAGAAGCGCGAAGATACTCATAAGATGGCCGAAGCGAACCGCGCCTTCTCGCACTATCGCTGGTAG
- the rpsL gene encoding 30S ribosomal protein S12, producing MPTVNQLIRKPRHPKPKRNKVPALKGCPQRRGVCTRVYTTTPKKPNSALRKVAKVRLTSQIEAVCYIPGEGHNLQEHSVVLIRGGRVKDLPGVRYHILRGVLDTQGVKNRKQRRSHYGAKRPK from the coding sequence ATGCCCACAGTTAACCAGCTTATCCGTAAGCCTCGCCACCCCAAGCCAAAGCGCAACAAGGTTCCGGCCCTTAAGGGTTGTCCTCAGCGTCGCGGCGTGTGTACGCGCGTTTATACCACGACCCCGAAGAAGCCGAACTCGGCGCTGCGTAAGGTCGCCAAGGTCCGTCTGACCTCGCAAATCGAAGCCGTGTGCTATATCCCCGGTGAAGGCCACAACCTTCAGGAACACTCCGTGGTTCTGATCCGCGGCGGCCGTGTGAAGGATCTTCCCGGCGTCCGTTACCACATCCTGCGCGGCGTGCTCGATACGCAAGGCGTTAAGAACCGTAAGCAACGCCGTTCGCACTACGGTGCGAAGCGTCCTAAGTAA
- a CDS encoding serine hydrolase — MIQSYVDADQFMGAVLVVKDGQIVLDKGYGFADRDAKTPITPDTRFYIASVTKQFTATSILLLEERGKLSTDDPVGKYLPGLPAAWNSVPLKNLLTHTSGIPDWGNQPQARAASRQPITAGQMLAYVSDKPLDFPTDTAYAYSNTNYVLLAMVVEKVSGKPFGTFLQANIFKPLKMEATRYNVPLTGLKGYVSRPGGLDVEIPPVLDHTSSLGDSGISTTTHDLLKWQQGLDGGKLLKPASLTRMTTAYKNDRGVNGNNGFGVVIRAPRGEFRRIEHGGTIPGFSANLAWYPDLRLSVIILENVEPRQPAPSPGEMRNNLVAVMSGKDAPAPVVHKEVPINTAVLPDYPGTYELSPSRTIVITLEGTQLFAESPGQWRLPVFPEAENRFFAKALEVQFEFVRGADGKVASMILHQSGRQTPGTRR, encoded by the coding sequence ATGATACAATCCTATGTCGATGCCGATCAGTTTATGGGCGCTGTTCTGGTCGTCAAGGACGGGCAGATCGTGCTCGACAAAGGCTATGGCTTTGCCGATCGGGACGCGAAAACGCCGATTACGCCCGATACGCGTTTTTATATTGCCTCGGTCACCAAGCAGTTCACAGCGACGTCGATTCTGCTGTTGGAAGAGCGCGGCAAGCTCAGCACTGATGATCCGGTCGGAAAATATTTACCCGGACTGCCCGCGGCGTGGAACTCCGTCCCGCTTAAGAACCTGCTGACCCATACGTCCGGTATTCCGGATTGGGGTAACCAGCCGCAAGCGCGTGCGGCCTCACGTCAGCCGATAACGGCCGGTCAAATGCTGGCCTATGTCAGTGACAAGCCGCTCGATTTCCCCACCGACACCGCATACGCTTACAGCAATACTAACTATGTGTTGCTTGCGATGGTGGTTGAAAAGGTTAGTGGTAAACCCTTTGGTACATTCCTTCAGGCTAACATTTTCAAACCCCTGAAGATGGAGGCCACGCGCTACAACGTCCCGCTGACGGGCCTTAAGGGCTATGTGTCGCGACCCGGCGGTCTGGATGTGGAAATACCCCCGGTGCTGGATCACACCTCCAGTTTGGGTGACAGCGGCATTTCAACGACCACCCATGACCTGCTTAAATGGCAGCAGGGCCTAGACGGCGGTAAACTCCTGAAGCCCGCGTCGCTGACCCGGATGACGACGGCCTATAAGAACGATCGCGGCGTCAACGGCAACAATGGCTTTGGTGTGGTTATTCGTGCGCCCCGTGGTGAGTTCAGGCGCATTGAACATGGCGGCACTATTCCCGGCTTTAGTGCCAACCTTGCCTGGTATCCCGATCTCAGGCTATCGGTGATTATCCTTGAAAATGTCGAGCCCCGGCAACCCGCGCCGTCGCCGGGAGAGATGCGCAACAACCTTGTCGCGGTCATGAGTGGCAAGGATGCGCCGGCGCCTGTGGTCCACAAAGAGGTGCCGATTAACACGGCGGTTCTGCCCGATTATCCGGGAACCTATGAACTGTCGCCAAGCCGCACCATCGTCATTACGCTGGAAGGCACTCAACTGTTTGCTGAGTCTCCCGGCCAGTGGCGATTGCCCGTCTTCCCCGAAGCCGAGAACCGGTTCTTTGCCAAGGCGCTTGAGGTTCAGTTCGAGTTCGTCAGAGGTGCTGACGGCAAGGTCGCCTCCATGATCTTGCATCAATCCGGACGCCAAACGCCGGGGACGAGGCGGTAA
- a CDS encoding neutral zinc metallopeptidase: MKWDLGRRGGVEDRRGLSGGAIAGGGGIGVIVIALIGYFLGVDPQQLAQIVNQAQGPAQQQAGVEGTPTDEEGAFADVVHTSANDVWAQIFQQTGRSYRPSTVVLYTEGTSTGCGYGQAAMGPFYCPADERVYLDLNFFQTLDTQMGAGGDFAKAYVIGHEVGHHVQNVLGLSQRVQNAQGRLSEAEGNKLSVKLELQADCYAGIWARQSNDQLNWLESGDLDEALRAASAVGDDTLQKRSTGSVVPDSFTHGSSAERMQWFKTGYNSGNPDACDTFG; this comes from the coding sequence ATGAAATGGGATCTGGGCCGCAGAGGCGGTGTCGAAGACCGCAGAGGCTTAAGCGGCGGCGCGATAGCTGGTGGCGGCGGCATAGGCGTGATCGTCATCGCCCTGATCGGTTATTTCCTTGGGGTTGACCCGCAGCAACTGGCCCAGATCGTCAATCAGGCACAAGGCCCCGCCCAGCAACAGGCCGGTGTCGAGGGCACGCCCACTGACGAGGAAGGCGCGTTTGCCGATGTCGTTCACACGTCGGCCAATGATGTCTGGGCTCAGATTTTTCAGCAAACCGGCCGGTCGTATCGCCCATCAACGGTCGTGCTCTATACCGAAGGCACCTCGACCGGCTGCGGCTATGGTCAGGCGGCGATGGGGCCGTTCTATTGCCCGGCGGACGAGCGGGTTTACCTCGATCTCAATTTCTTTCAGACGCTGGACACCCAGATGGGTGCCGGCGGCGATTTCGCCAAGGCCTATGTCATCGGCCACGAAGTCGGCCACCATGTCCAAAACGTGCTGGGCCTGAGCCAAAGAGTTCAGAACGCCCAGGGCCGCCTGAGCGAGGCTGAGGGTAACAAACTTTCGGTCAAGCTCGAGCTTCAGGCCGATTGTTACGCTGGCATCTGGGCGCGGCAATCGAACGATCAGTTGAACTGGCTGGAAAGCGGCGACCTTGACGAAGCCCTGCGCGCGGCGTCGGCGGTCGGGGATGACACCCTGCAAAAGCGCTCGACCGGCAGCGTTGTGCCCGACAGCTTCACCCACGGCTCCTCAGCTGAGCGGATGCAGTGGTTCAAAACCGGCTATAACTCCGGCAACCCGGACGCCTGCGATACGTTTGGGTAA